A window from Streptomyces subrutilus encodes these proteins:
- a CDS encoding bifunctional glycosyltransferase 87/phosphatase PAP2 family protein — translation MANAAEHSGANGHAGVIGGGGRLGAARLLLWVLAGALAVRQAAAVLRVPPGEWLSGFHLPGLPGSLYDAGQFTGTPFAGLVLKPLTGFAAPSLEVAWTCVTLLFVAAIGLVAARGLPDPVPRRTALLAAPVLTALMMVSLPVREAASPGQTAVLPVLLVLLAVFRVPADRPAGFLIGLAAALQPALLLFAPLLWLAGRRPTARTAAATFAGATALSWAALPGDSWTYWVEHLAGAGLGGAPDSLANQSVHGALLRLGLTGPAEIALYVALAAGIAWIALRRAARYARDGQLLLAVALTGCAAVAVSPAGWRHQLLWVLLAVAGKVGKRAADRPVWPVAVILALTLPSAVLLPNLAALAPVRDNVLLLAALAAACAVPFLPRSSPYWREPVPTAYGRPAAARWARVPLLPFWRRVLSRPNLLLELLLIRVGYSLYSHIRAAAPTSRTLAEGNGSQIHGIEKALGIDIEHAVNHAVVKTPWLEAFFNFYYTSFHFVVPLTILAVLYWRRPGDYRWARASLGLATVLALAGFWLYPLAPPRLMPGLGFIDTVHGPQDLANPSYGAMTAISNQYAAMPSLHFGWSLWCGVVIVMLAPKAWQKLLGALHPLITVCAIVATANHWVLDAVGGAVVVSAGFGLVYVLSGPRGAVASGTGTAAPGAAGLAVPGPRGAADDGASAGVAAGARGRR, via the coding sequence GTGGCGAACGCGGCGGAGCACAGTGGTGCGAACGGACATGCCGGAGTCATAGGCGGTGGCGGCAGGCTCGGGGCGGCGCGCCTCCTCCTGTGGGTGCTGGCGGGGGCGCTCGCCGTCAGACAGGCCGCCGCGGTGCTGCGCGTGCCGCCCGGGGAGTGGCTCAGCGGGTTCCACCTGCCCGGCCTCCCCGGTTCGCTCTACGACGCCGGGCAGTTCACCGGGACCCCCTTCGCGGGGCTCGTCCTCAAGCCGCTGACCGGCTTCGCGGCGCCGTCGCTGGAGGTCGCCTGGACCTGCGTGACGCTGTTGTTCGTGGCCGCCATCGGGCTCGTCGCCGCCCGCGGCCTGCCCGATCCCGTGCCGCGGCGCACCGCCCTGCTGGCCGCGCCCGTGCTGACCGCGCTGATGATGGTCTCGCTGCCCGTCCGCGAGGCAGCGTCGCCCGGTCAGACCGCCGTCCTGCCGGTGCTGCTGGTGCTGCTCGCCGTGTTCCGGGTGCCCGCCGACCGGCCGGCCGGCTTCCTGATCGGCCTCGCCGCCGCGCTCCAGCCGGCCCTGCTGCTCTTCGCGCCGCTGCTGTGGCTGGCCGGGCGCCGGCCGACCGCGCGAACCGCCGCCGCGACCTTCGCCGGCGCCACCGCGCTGTCCTGGGCGGCGCTGCCCGGCGACTCGTGGACGTACTGGGTCGAGCACCTGGCCGGCGCCGGCCTCGGTGGCGCCCCCGACTCCCTCGCCAACCAGTCGGTGCACGGTGCGCTGCTGCGGCTCGGCCTCACCGGGCCCGCCGAGATCGCCCTCTACGTCGCCCTCGCCGCCGGGATCGCGTGGATCGCGCTGCGCCGCGCGGCCCGTTACGCCCGCGACGGCCAGCTGCTGCTCGCCGTGGCGCTGACCGGCTGCGCGGCGGTCGCGGTGTCCCCGGCCGGCTGGCGCCACCAACTGCTGTGGGTGCTGCTCGCCGTCGCCGGGAAGGTCGGCAAGCGGGCCGCCGACCGGCCGGTGTGGCCGGTGGCGGTGATCCTGGCCCTGACCCTGCCGAGCGCCGTGCTGCTGCCGAACCTGGCCGCGCTGGCGCCCGTACGGGACAACGTGCTGCTGCTGGCGGCCCTGGCGGCGGCCTGTGCCGTACCGTTCCTGCCGCGCTCGTCGCCGTACTGGCGGGAGCCCGTGCCGACCGCGTACGGGCGCCCGGCCGCCGCCCGGTGGGCGCGGGTGCCGCTGCTGCCGTTCTGGCGGCGGGTGCTGTCGCGCCCGAACCTGCTGCTGGAACTCCTGCTGATACGCGTCGGGTACTCGCTGTACTCGCACATCCGGGCGGCGGCGCCGACGAGCCGGACGCTCGCGGAGGGCAACGGCAGTCAGATCCACGGCATCGAGAAGGCGCTCGGCATCGACATCGAGCACGCCGTGAACCACGCGGTGGTGAAGACGCCCTGGCTGGAGGCGTTCTTCAACTTCTACTACACGTCCTTCCACTTCGTGGTCCCGCTGACGATCCTGGCCGTGCTGTACTGGCGCCGGCCGGGCGACTACCGGTGGGCGCGCGCCTCGCTGGGGCTGGCCACCGTGCTGGCCCTGGCCGGTTTCTGGCTCTACCCGCTGGCGCCGCCGCGGCTGATGCCCGGCCTCGGTTTCATCGACACCGTGCACGGCCCGCAGGACCTGGCCAACCCGTCGTACGGGGCCATGACCGCGATCTCCAACCAGTACGCGGCCATGCCGTCGCTGCACTTCGGATGGTCGCTGTGGTGCGGGGTCGTGATCGTGATGCTGGCGCCCAAGGCCTGGCAGAAGCTGCTGGGGGCGCTGCACCCGCTGATCACCGTCTGCGCGATCGTCGCCACCGCCAACCACTGGGTGCTGGACGCGGTGGGCGGGGCGGTCGTGGTGAGTGCCGGGTTCGGGCTGGTGTACGTGCTGTCGGGGCCGCGCGGAGCAGTGGCCTCGGGGACGGGTACCGCGGCCCCGGGGGCGGCGGGCCTGGCGGTGCCGGGGCCGCGCGGGGCGGCGGATGACGGGGCTTCGGCCGGGGTCGCCGCCGGTGCGCGGGGGCGCCGCTGA
- a CDS encoding cytochrome P450 has protein sequence MSCPALPEGFDATDPDLLQSRVPLPEFARLRQTAPVWWCPQRRGITGFDDEGYWAVTRHADVKYVSTHPELFSSTTNTAIIRFNEHIPRDAIEAQRLIMLNMDPPEHTRVRQIVQRGFTPRAIRGLEQALRDRARKIVEEAVAVSADGSFDFVTQVACELPLQAIAELIGVPQEDRSRIFDWSNKMVAYDDPEYAITEEVGANAAMELIGYAMNLSAARKQCPAKDIVTQLVAAEGEGNLGSDEFGFFVLLLAVAGNETTRNAISHGMHAFLTRPDQWELYKRTRPSTAAEEIVRWATPVVSFQRTATQDTELAGQKIRAGDRVGMFYSSANHDPEVFTDPDRFDITRDPNPHLGFGGGGPHFCLGKSLAIMEIDLIFNALADALPDLHLTEAAPRRLRAAWLNGIKELRVTHP, from the coding sequence ATGTCCTGCCCCGCGCTGCCCGAAGGCTTCGACGCCACCGACCCCGACCTCCTCCAAAGCCGCGTCCCGCTGCCGGAGTTCGCCCGGCTGCGGCAGACCGCACCCGTGTGGTGGTGCCCGCAGCGGCGGGGCATCACCGGCTTCGACGACGAGGGCTACTGGGCCGTGACCCGGCACGCGGACGTCAAGTACGTCTCCACGCACCCGGAACTCTTCTCCTCCACCACCAACACGGCGATCATCCGCTTCAACGAGCACATCCCGCGCGATGCCATCGAGGCCCAGCGACTGATCATGCTGAACATGGACCCGCCGGAACACACCCGCGTACGCCAGATCGTGCAGCGCGGCTTCACCCCGCGCGCCATCCGCGGCCTGGAACAGGCCCTGCGCGACCGCGCCCGGAAGATCGTCGAGGAGGCCGTGGCCGTCTCCGCGGACGGCAGCTTCGACTTCGTCACGCAGGTCGCGTGCGAACTGCCGCTCCAGGCCATCGCCGAGCTGATCGGCGTACCGCAGGAGGACCGCTCACGGATCTTCGACTGGTCGAACAAGATGGTCGCCTACGACGACCCGGAGTACGCCATCACCGAGGAGGTCGGGGCCAACGCGGCGATGGAGCTCATCGGCTACGCCATGAACCTGTCCGCCGCACGCAAGCAGTGCCCGGCCAAGGACATCGTCACGCAACTGGTGGCGGCCGAGGGCGAGGGCAACCTCGGCTCCGACGAGTTCGGCTTCTTCGTCCTGCTGCTCGCGGTCGCGGGCAACGAGACCACCCGCAACGCCATCAGCCACGGCATGCACGCCTTCCTGACCCGGCCCGACCAGTGGGAACTGTACAAGCGCACCCGCCCCTCGACGGCGGCCGAGGAGATCGTGCGCTGGGCCACCCCCGTCGTCTCCTTCCAGCGCACCGCCACCCAGGACACCGAGCTGGCCGGCCAGAAGATCAGGGCGGGCGACCGGGTGGGCATGTTCTACTCCTCCGCCAACCACGACCCCGAGGTCTTCACGGACCCGGACCGCTTCGACATCACCCGCGACCCCAACCCCCACCTCGGCTTCGGCGGCGGCGGCCCGCACTTCTGCCTCGGCAAGTCCCTGGCCATCATGGAGATCGACCTGATCTTCAACGCCCTGGCCGACGCCCTCCCCGACCTCCACCTGACCGAAGCCGCCCCCCGCCGCCTCCGCGCGGCCTGGCTCAACGGCATCAAGGAACTCCGCGTCACCCACCCCTGA